Within Flavobacterium pisciphilum, the genomic segment AATGGTGGAAGACTCACTTGATTTAAAAAAACTAAGTACCTATTTCGTTAGTGAGCTTACTCGAAAAGAATTAAGTCTTAATTATAAAATTGATTTAATTAAGGATAAAGCCATCTTAAAAACCTTTCCTAAAAATAATAATCAATCGTATCCATTAGCAACCTTTTCTACCTCATCGTATCTACCTTTTCAACAAAAACTAAAATTATCTTTTGATGATTCATCATTGCTTGTTTTGCAAAGGAGTATGATTGAGATTATCCTTTCACTTTTACTTTCACTTTCTATTATAAGTTGTTTACTCTATTTGTTGAAAACAATAAATCGACAGAAAAAAGCTGATGAAATTAAAAATGATTTGATTAGTAATATTACACATGAGTTCAAAACACCAATCACGACTATTTCTTCTGCCATTGAAGGTATTCGAAATTTTAATGCTATAAACGATGCCAAGAAAACAATGCGTTATTTGGATATTTCTAGCCAACAATTGGGTAAACTAGAGAATATGGTAGAAAAACTTTTAGAAACGGCAACACTTGAAACGGATCAATTACATATCCATAAAGAATCTGTTGATATAATTACTTTACTAAGAAATAACATTGAAAAATATCGATTAATCGCTCCTAATAAAACTATATCGTTTAAATCTAATATGGAAAGATGTCCTCTAAATGTTGATTTGTTTCATTTTGATAATGCTGTTTCAAATTTGATAGATAATGCTGTGAAATACGGTGGAGATTCTATTTTGGTAGGTCTTCAATATGAAAAAGGAGTAGCTAAAATTAGTATTGAGGATAATGGAGTTAGTATAGAAAAAAGCGAGCAAAACAAAATTTTCGATAAATTTTATCGTATTCCAAAAGGAAATATACACAATGTAAAAGGATTTGGAATTGGATTATACTATGCTAAGAAAATCATAGAGAAACATACTGGAACATTAGAATTAGTTTTAAGCAACACGACTATTTTTAAAATTACTTTATATGATGTCTAATAAAATTAAAGTGATACTTGCCGAAGATGAGCCTGCTTTAGCCGTTATCGTCAAAGAAAGTTTAGAAACTAGAAACTTCGAGGTTTTACTGTGTCGTGATGGAAATGAGGTTCTTAAAGCTTTTAATAATCAAGCTCCTGATATTTTAGTTTTGGATGTAATGATGCCTATATTGGATGGTTTTAGCGTGGCAAAAGAAATACGAAAATTAGATAAAAAGATACCTATTATTTTTCTAACTGCGAAATCTCAAACACAGGATGTAGTAGATGGTTTTAATGTTGGAGGTAATGATTATTTAAAAAAGCCTTTTAGTATGGAAGAACTAATTATTCGTATCCATTCGTTACTAAATCGTATCAATAACAATAAAACAGAAGAAGATATAAAAATTGGAACTTATAGTTTTAATTTGATTAAACAAACATTACATCATTCAGATACTAAGATATTACTAACACACAGGGAAGCTTCATTATTATACTTTTTGATTGAGAATAAAAACGAAATCTTAGATCGCTCTACCGTTTTAAAGAAAATATGGGGTGATGATGATTTTTTCAATGGGCGGAGTATGGATGTTTTTATCTCAAAATTGAGAAAAAAATTAAGCCTTGATTTAAATATACAAATTATAAATGTGAGAGGCTACGGATATAAATTAATTGATTAGTAGTTTTAAAATTGATAAAGCAAAAAAGAGGAAGTCTCAGTATTGAGACTTCCTCTTTGTATAAATAGGGTTTTTAAATATAGCTACTTTATGTTTTTTATAGAAATTTAAAAATAACCTGTAATCTAACCTTAATTTATTCCTCCGCCTAAAGCTTTGTATAATAAAACTTGCGAGTCAGCATTTTTTAATTGTATGTCTACAAAGTCTAATTCTGCTTGAAGTTTGTTTTTTTGTGCACTAATTATTTCGAGGTAATTAGCATAGCCACTTAAATACAAATCATTTGAAACATTCACAGCTATTTCAAGATGTTCAATTTCTTTTGATTTATAGGTTAAGACATCCTGAAATGCTTCGGTTCTATGTAATAATGCACTTAGCTCATTATACGCTACAGTTATTGTATTTTGATAAGTTAGGAAGCTAATCTGTTGTTTTTTGTTGGCAACAAAAAAGTCTTGCTTGATTTGTCCTTTGTTAAATATCGGCGCTGAAATTCCTCCAAGTAATTGCCAAGCAAAAGATTGGCTGTCAAAAAACGTTGGGAATGAAAATGAGTTAAGACCTCCATAAGCACCTAAGTTTATAGTTGGGAAAAAAGCAGCACGAGCAGCCTTTGCATCTGCATTGGTAGCTAACAATTCAAAATAGGCTTCTGATACATCAGGTCTGTTGTGGATTATTGAATCGACACTTATTTTTTGATTTAATACTTCAAGATGTCCTGATAAAAAATCACTACTTCTGCTAACAGTTCCGCCATATTCACCCAATAGGTTTAGTATTGCTTTTTCTGTTTGGTCAATGCTTAGATTTAATTGTTCTGCCTCGGCAAGGATATTGTTGTTTTGGGCATTAAACTGCTGTACTGCAAGTTCTGTTGCTTTCCCGACAGATCTTTGAGCAGAAATTATATCAAGAGCACGTTGCTGCGTTGCTAGATTTTTTTTATAAATAACCGCTTGCTTGTCTAGTGCTACAAGTTTGTAATACAGTGTTGCAATATCACTAAGTAACCTTGTTTGTAGCAATCTCATTCCTTCTTTTGAAGCAAAATACCTTTGGCGAGCCGCTTTTTTTCGATTGCTTAGTTTTCCCCATATATCTGCTTCCCACGAAACTTTTCCTGCTAGGAATAAGTTAGGAGTTAGATCTGTGGCTATCCTTTGTTTCTCTGTTATATTCTGAGATAAGTTTGTATCAAAGTTTCCTACACCATCCATGGTGTATTTACCATAACGTGTGCCTGACATATCTGCCTGAATATCAAATGAGGGTAGTAGAGCTAGTTTTGCTACTTTTAGATTAGAATTGGCTATTAATATTCTCTCCTGAAGAATTAAATAATCAGGATTTTGAAGAATAGCCTTATCTAATAATTTTTCTAATTCTGGGTCTTTAAAGTAGCTAGCTGTTTTTAAAGGAATAAAAGCATCTTGATTATCAGTAGTTTTTTTGCGTTTAGTATCAAAACTCTCAGGTAATGTTTTTGCTTTTTGCGGTTCTGCCACCCTAGGGGCAGAACACGCTGTTAAGAGTAAAACAAATGCTAATACTAGCATATAATTTGAGTTAGTACTCCTGAAATATAATAATCGATTTTCTCTTTTTAGAGCGCTATTAAGTGATTTTTTCATTGTTTAAGTTTATTTTTTCATTGCTTTTTCCATTTTTGCAAACAGGATATAAAGTCCGGGTATTATGATAAGCCCGAAAATAGTTCCTATTAACATTCCTCCTGCAGCAGCAGTACCAATAGAACGGTTACCAATTGCACCAGCTCCTGTAGCAATACACAATGGTATAAGTCCTGATATAAAAGCAAATGAAGTCATTAAGATAGGTCTAAAACGAAGTCTAGCACCTTCTATCGCTGCTTCGGTGATGCCATGTCCCAGCTTGTTTTGTGCCATGGCAAACTCGACTATCAAAATGGCATTTTTGGCCAGTAGTCCTATAAGCATGACTAAGGCTACCTGAGCATAAATGTTATTGTCTAATCCTACTGCTAAAAGAGCAAGATAAGAACCAAAAACACCCACAGGAAGCGATAAAAGTACAGGGAAGGGGAGCAGTAAGCTTTCGTATTGAGCGGCAAGCAGTAAGTAAACAAACAGCAAGCATAAAGCAAAAATGTATATCGTTTGGTTTCCTGATAAAATCTCCTCACGAGTCATACCAGACCATTCCAGTTCAAATTTGTTAGGGAGTTTTTCGGCTGCAAGTTTCTCTACAGCGGCAATGGCTTCTCCTGAGCTAAAGCCTTCTGCTGGCTCACCATTAATCATGGCGGACATATACATATTGTAACGCGTTAATACTTCTGGTCCAAAAACACGCTCTAATTTTACGAATGTAGAAAAAGGAACCATCTCGCCAGCATCATTTTTAAGATACATATCGAGTATGCTTTCTGGGTTTTTTCTGAATTGAGGACTTGCTTGCACCATTACTTTATACATCTGCGAAAAGCGAATAAAGTTTGTAGCATAAAAAGATCCCAGCATAGTCTGCAATGTTGACATAGCATTGTCAACAGAGACTCCTTTTTTTGCAGCCAAATCATAATCAATATGTATTAGATATTGAGGGAAAGTAGCATCAAAACTCGTAAATGAATTTTGTACTTCTGGTAAGGCATTTAGATCTTTGATAAAGTTTTTTGTAACTTCATCAGTATTGTTAATTGATCCTCCTGATTTGTCAAGCAAACGCAATTCAAAACCACTAGTATTACCAAATCCAGGAACGGTAGGAGGTGCAAAAATTTCAATCTGTGCATCCGAGATTCCTTTTGTCTTCTCAGTCAGTTTTGCAATAAAATCGGTTACAGATATATCTCTATCGCTCCAATTTTTCATATTTATCATTCCCATTCCGTAAGAAGCTCCAGCGATTTCAGTAACAATACTATAACCAGCAAGGGTTGTAACGTTATCTACTCCTTCAATTTCTTTTGCAATGCGGGTTACTTCATCAAGTACTTTTTCTGTACGTTCTACAGTAGCTCCTTGTGGTGTAGTTACATTCACATATACCATTCCTTGATCTTCTGAAGGGATAAATCCTGAAGGTAAAAAAACTGATGTACCCCAAGTAAGAAGACAAAACACTACTAACATCCCTATGGTTATAGAGCTGCGGTCTGCAAATTTTGAAAGTACTTTGATGTATTTTGAAGTGATGCTATCAAACCATTTATTGAATCGTACAAAGAAGCGATCTAAAAGTGATGTTTTCTCTTTGTTAGGATCGTGTGGTTTTAGCATTATAGCACACAAAGCAGGCGTTAATGTAAGGGCATTGATACCAGAGATTACAATACTAATTGCCATGGTTAGTGAAAATTGCCTGTAGAAAACTCCCACGGGACCACTAAGGAAAGCTACTGGTATAAATACGGCTGCCATTACTATGGTAATAGCAATAACGGCGCCTGTGATTTCTTTCATGGCACTTATAGTTGCGGGCAACGGATCCATGTGTTCTTCAGTAATTTTTACGTGTACGGCTTCAACTACCACAATGGCGTTATCGACGACAATACCTATTGATAATACTAAAGCAAAAAGGGTAAGAAGATTGATAGAGAATCCCATCATTGACATAAAAGTAAATGAACCAATCAATGCTACAGGTACTGCTAGTACTGGAATAAGCGTAGAACGCCAGTCTTGTAGAAATATAAAAACAACAAAGGCAACAAGAAGGAAAGCTTCTATAAGTGTTACCAGAACTTCATCGATTGAGGCATCAAGAAAACGAGATACATCATACGCAATATTATAATTCATTCCAGGAGGGAATGAGGTTCCTTTTAGCTCAGCCATTTTTTCTTTTACGCTGGCAATTACTTCAGAGGCATTAGATCCCGGACGTTGTTTCAACATGATAGAAGCCGAAGGTTTTCCGTCAGTTTTAGAAACCATTCCATAACTCATTGATCCCAATTCTATTTTTGAGATATCTTTTAATTTTAAGATGGTACCATCTGAGTTTGCTCTAATTGGGATTTCTTCATACTGTTTAGGTTCAAAGAATTTACCTCCGTATTTTATAACATATTGTACATGGCTGTCCAATTGTCCAGATCCTTCACCAACCTTACCCGGTGCAGCAGAAATATTTTGCTTTTGTAATGAACCTATAACTTCATTTGCCGAAATATTATAAGAAAGCATTTTTTGAGGATCAAGCCATACCCTCATAGAATATTCTTTCTGACCCATTATTTCTGCACGTCCTACACCGTCAATACGTTTAAGTTCTTGAAGAATATTAATATCGGTAAAGTTGAAGATAAACTGTTCGTCCTGAATTTTATCAGTACTAGTAACGTTGAGGTACATCAACATACTGTTAACCTCTTTTTCTGTAGTTACCCCAGCTCGAATAACCTCTTCAGGAAGTTCATCTAGTATGGTAGTAACCCTGTTTTGTACGTTGACCGCAGCCAAATCGGGATCGGTTCCTACCTCAAAGAAAACTTGGATAAGGGTTAGACCGTCATTTGATGTAACGGTTGACATATACGTCATTCCGGGCACACCATTGATGGCTCGTTCTAAGGGCAGCGCGACCGCATTGGCAGATACTTCGGCATTAGCACCAGTATATTTTGCAGTTACTGTTACCGATGGAGGTACAATATCTGGGAATTGTGTTATGGGCAGTTGGAATAAAGCTAATATTCCGAGGAGAACTATCATAACCGAAATGATTAATGATAATATTTTTCTTTTGATAAACATCTCTATCATCTTATGTCTTTTTAATTGTAATTAAGGAATTGATTACAAGCTTGCGCTTTGCATTGGTTTGATATTAATCTTGTCTCCATCTCTAAGCGATTGCGTACCTTCTTGTACGATAAGATCATTTTTCTTCAAGCCTTTGTTTAAAATGTATGCATCATCAAGCGTATTTGCAATGGTGATGTTGGTCATTTTTACTATGCCTTCCTTGTTAACTACAAATACAAATTGTTTGTCTTGGATAGAGAAAACAGCTTTATGAGGTATTAATACCACATTGGTTCTTGGTTCAGAAATGATTAATTTTCCTGATGTTCCATGTTTTATGAAGCCTTCTGGATTATGAAATTTAGCTTTGTACTGAATAGATCCTGTTTGTCTGTCAATTTCTCCATCGGCAGTTTTTAATTCTCCTTTTCGATTATATACTACTCCGTTTGGAAGTACCAGTTTTATATCTCCCTTGGTATTAAGGCTGTTGTCGGCCATCATTTGAAAATAAATATTCTCAGGAATTGAGAAATAAGCGTATACATCGTCTAACTGAGATAATGTTGTAAGCAATGAACCATTTTCTACAAGACTGCCTTCCTTAAACGGAATACGATCTATTGTACCATCAAAAGGCGCGCGTATTGTAGTAAAACTAATTTGCTGATTGATGGATTTTTTTTCTGCTGCAGCATGTGCCACTTTAGCCGTTGCAGCATCGTGTTTTGCTTTAGATAATTCTAATTCTTGACTTGCAATTACCTTTTTTGTATAAAGAGTTTGTGCTTGATCTAGTTCTACACTTGCAATTCGAAGGTCTGCCAGCGTACTTTTATAAACTGCATCTGCTTTGATAAGCTGTATTTGAAGTTCTGCATCACTGATTTTAAAAAGAACTTGTCCTTTGTTTACCTTTTGCCCTTCACTAACAAAGACTTTATCTAATATTCCTGGTATACGAACATGGATTTCTACATTGTTTTTAGCGTGTACATCGGCAACAAATCGGTTTGAAACCACTGTGTCTTTTAATGTTATTTTATAGACTGGCAGCGTTTTTATATTGGCAGTATCTTTTTTTGTTTTATCTGAGCAAGCGGTTAGAAATAAGAATGATAAACCGTATAATAGAATATGTTTTTTACTAATAATCATGATTAATTTTTAAAGTATTATATAAATATATCGCCTCCCAAATAGTGATCTACAGGGAGTTATAAAAGGATAAATATTGAAAATAGAAATGTGTCGTATATTCCCAAGTGTGGGAATACCGTTTTTTAAGAACTATGCTTATAGATTATAAGCCCTTATAAACAATACTAAAAAGCATTATTACAAAAGGAAACTATATAAAAATAAGATGTTCTTAGAATCTAGAAAAGTTGATATAAGTGTAGGTGGGCATGTCGTTGATCTTCATATATAGCAACAATACTATATATAATACTTTCTTTTAAAACCTTAAAATCAAATAACTTAGTGTAGTAAGGTTTTTTTAAGATAGTAGTTTCTGAATTAGCAGTACGAGCTTTTACCTTCTTTTTGAGGATAAAATGCATCTCTGTGTCTGTCATATACAGAGAAGAAGAGTCAACCTGAGGTATATCTGAAGCTAAGAACATGTCTTGTATTTGACAATTACTTAGTTCAGAAGGATATTTATAATATTCTACACTGCCGTGAAATGTAAGCAATGATAATAGAATGGCATAGATAAACTTAATAGGTTTCATAGGTAAATCAGAGAGAAAATCTTTTTTTGGGTATCTAAAATGAATAAGCTTATAAGTGATAAGCGGCCAAATATAATAATTGCCTACTCAATGTTTATTAAATTTTCTTTAAAAAAATATTATTTAAAAGCGATGAATAGTAAATGGACTTATTTATAGTGGTTTAGCTTTTTTTAAAATGCAATTCACTTGTATTATTTTGTAGTCTTATTTTACAATACTGGTGTTAATGATAGATAGAAGTGCCAATATTAACAGAATTTAATTCAGAAAAGGATCCAAAATAATGAAGTAAAGGGGAGTGAAAACAATATTAGAGTAGGCGAGAGAGATATCAGATTGTATTTAGAAGATAATTTAGGTTTTATAATTGATTAGGATATCAACACTAAGCCCAATTCATGTGAATTGGGCTTAGTTTTTTTGATTTAAAGATGACTTTATTAATTATAATGATTGTATTAACTCATCAATATTAAGTCTGTTTCTATAATCGGTATCTACAAATTTATAAATTACAACACCATCAGTATCTACTACAAAAACTGCTGGAACTGGCAGTGTGTTTTCATCATCCTGATTAAAATCTTCTAGATTAATTCCTATTGCCTGATAAGTAGGGATGGCAAATTCTTGTAGTTTAAAACTAATTCCGAGTTGTTTGGCTAGCTTATTATTCTCATCTGTTAAGACTTCAAAAGTCAGTTGATGTTTTTCTGTAAGTGCCATACTGTGATCTGGACTTTGTGGCGAAACAGCCAGAAGACTAACGTTGTTATCTGTGATTTTTGCTATATTGTTTTGTAATGCTCGAAGCTCTAAATTGCAATACGGACACCAGCTACCACGATAAAAAGCAAGAATCATTTTGCCCTTTTTCAGCACGTCTTTGGAGTGAATCAGTTGGTTTTTGGTATTTGGTAGTGAAAATGGTGTTAGTATATCGCCAATTTGGATACTTTTATTTTCGATATTTTGTGTTTTTAAATCGTTGATTGATTTTTCGAATACCTCTGATACTTCCTGTGGAATCTGTTGTGACAATTCATTATTAAGGCTTTCGATTTGTTTTGCTAAACTATTCATGGCTTTTCTATTTGATTATTTTGTAAAGATTTGAAATATAGTCTACATGGGCAATAACGCATAATATTGCCTCATAGCGGTAAAAAAGTCACTATTGTGTAAACAAAGGGGAGGGCAGATGAAAATAAAATCTGTTTATTTGAAAATTAATACGAAAGCAATCTGCTTAGGGCTTAAATTCTCTTGTTCTATTAACGAAAGGCTGCAAGTTTAAGGCAGTGTAGAGGCAAGTACTAAAGTGAAATTTATAATAGCTCAGAATGTGAGCTATTTTTGGTAGTTTTGCCTAGCAAATGGCAATGTGAGTCAATAAAAAATGTAGATAAAAAAACATTCCAATTAATAAGTTATAGAATAGAATACATGAAAATTAAAGGATATTTATTCGCCATTATCTCGGCAGTTTCCTATGGATTAATTCCATTGTTTATTTTACCAATCAAAGCGATTAATTTTCCGATGGATACCGCGCTTTTTTATAGGTTTTTCATCTCGGCATTGTTTTTATTAGCTTATTTGATGTATAAAAAAGAAACCATAAAAGTTGATAGAAAAGAGTTCTTTATCTTATTATTACTAGGTGTTTTTTATGCACTTTCTGCCGAATTTCTTTTCCTCGGATATGACTATCTTTCTCCTG encodes:
- a CDS encoding efflux transporter outer membrane subunit; its protein translation is MKKSLNSALKRENRLLYFRSTNSNYMLVLAFVLLLTACSAPRVAEPQKAKTLPESFDTKRKKTTDNQDAFIPLKTASYFKDPELEKLLDKAILQNPDYLILQERILIANSNLKVAKLALLPSFDIQADMSGTRYGKYTMDGVGNFDTNLSQNITEKQRIATDLTPNLFLAGKVSWEADIWGKLSNRKKAARQRYFASKEGMRLLQTRLLSDIATLYYKLVALDKQAVIYKKNLATQQRALDIISAQRSVGKATELAVQQFNAQNNNILAEAEQLNLSIDQTEKAILNLLGEYGGTVSRSSDFLSGHLEVLNQKISVDSIIHNRPDVSEAYFELLATNADAKAARAAFFPTINLGAYGGLNSFSFPTFFDSQSFAWQLLGGISAPIFNKGQIKQDFFVANKKQQISFLTYQNTITVAYNELSALLHRTEAFQDVLTYKSKEIEHLEIAVNVSNDLYLSGYANYLEIISAQKNKLQAELDFVDIQLKNADSQVLLYKALGGGIN
- a CDS encoding efflux RND transporter periplasmic adaptor subunit, which codes for MIISKKHILLYGLSFLFLTACSDKTKKDTANIKTLPVYKITLKDTVVSNRFVADVHAKNNVEIHVRIPGILDKVFVSEGQKVNKGQVLFKISDAELQIQLIKADAVYKSTLADLRIASVELDQAQTLYTKKVIASQELELSKAKHDAATAKVAHAAAEKKSINQQISFTTIRAPFDGTIDRIPFKEGSLVENGSLLTTLSQLDDVYAYFSIPENIYFQMMADNSLNTKGDIKLVLPNGVVYNRKGELKTADGEIDRQTGSIQYKAKFHNPEGFIKHGTSGKLIISEPRTNVVLIPHKAVFSIQDKQFVFVVNKEGIVKMTNITIANTLDDAYILNKGLKKNDLIVQEGTQSLRDGDKINIKPMQSASL
- a CDS encoding peroxiredoxin-like family protein; its protein translation is MNSLAKQIESLNNELSQQIPQEVSEVFEKSINDLKTQNIENKSIQIGDILTPFSLPNTKNQLIHSKDVLKKGKMILAFYRGSWCPYCNLELRALQNNIAKITDNNVSLLAVSPQSPDHSMALTEKHQLTFEVLTDENNKLAKQLGISFKLQEFAIPTYQAIGINLEDFNQDDENTLPVPAVFVVDTDGVVIYKFVDTDYRNRLNIDELIQSL
- a CDS encoding sensor histidine kinase produces the protein MNSKTNRYILLFISITILATIVLQLHWNIKNYNENKTRLTNEIQIAFDNSVEKYYAENAKKDMTTLANLIPATGNINIKKRTNVNHTKSKIDSCVTSVYPEGSIFLQKNDSGKKNNMVMKLNADRVHPGGISIMKIKKPDFKINLKNLVNTIVVSMVEDSLDLKKLSTYFVSELTRKELSLNYKIDLIKDKAILKTFPKNNNQSYPLATFSTSSYLPFQQKLKLSFDDSSLLVLQRSMIEIILSLLLSLSIISCLLYLLKTINRQKKADEIKNDLISNITHEFKTPITTISSAIEGIRNFNAINDAKKTMRYLDISSQQLGKLENMVEKLLETATLETDQLHIHKESVDIITLLRNNIEKYRLIAPNKTISFKSNMERCPLNVDLFHFDNAVSNLIDNAVKYGGDSILVGLQYEKGVAKISIEDNGVSIEKSEQNKIFDKFYRIPKGNIHNVKGFGIGLYYAKKIIEKHTGTLELVLSNTTIFKITLYDV
- a CDS encoding efflux RND transporter permease subunit translates to MIEMFIKRKILSLIISVMIVLLGILALFQLPITQFPDIVPPSVTVTAKYTGANAEVSANAVALPLERAINGVPGMTYMSTVTSNDGLTLIQVFFEVGTDPDLAAVNVQNRVTTILDELPEEVIRAGVTTEKEVNSMLMYLNVTSTDKIQDEQFIFNFTDINILQELKRIDGVGRAEIMGQKEYSMRVWLDPQKMLSYNISANEVIGSLQKQNISAAPGKVGEGSGQLDSHVQYVIKYGGKFFEPKQYEEIPIRANSDGTILKLKDISKIELGSMSYGMVSKTDGKPSASIMLKQRPGSNASEVIASVKEKMAELKGTSFPPGMNYNIAYDVSRFLDASIDEVLVTLIEAFLLVAFVVFIFLQDWRSTLIPVLAVPVALIGSFTFMSMMGFSINLLTLFALVLSIGIVVDNAIVVVEAVHVKITEEHMDPLPATISAMKEITGAVIAITIVMAAVFIPVAFLSGPVGVFYRQFSLTMAISIVISGINALTLTPALCAIMLKPHDPNKEKTSLLDRFFVRFNKWFDSITSKYIKVLSKFADRSSITIGMLVVFCLLTWGTSVFLPSGFIPSEDQGMVYVNVTTPQGATVERTEKVLDEVTRIAKEIEGVDNVTTLAGYSIVTEIAGASYGMGMINMKNWSDRDISVTDFIAKLTEKTKGISDAQIEIFAPPTVPGFGNTSGFELRLLDKSGGSINNTDEVTKNFIKDLNALPEVQNSFTSFDATFPQYLIHIDYDLAAKKGVSVDNAMSTLQTMLGSFYATNFIRFSQMYKVMVQASPQFRKNPESILDMYLKNDAGEMVPFSTFVKLERVFGPEVLTRYNMYMSAMINGEPAEGFSSGEAIAAVEKLAAEKLPNKFELEWSGMTREEILSGNQTIYIFALCLLFVYLLLAAQYESLLLPFPVLLSLPVGVFGSYLALLAVGLDNNIYAQVALVMLIGLLAKNAILIVEFAMAQNKLGHGITEAAIEGARLRFRPILMTSFAFISGLIPLCIATGAGAIGNRSIGTAAAGGMLIGTIFGLIIIPGLYILFAKMEKAMKK
- a CDS encoding response regulator transcription factor, with amino-acid sequence MMSNKIKVILAEDEPALAVIVKESLETRNFEVLLCRDGNEVLKAFNNQAPDILVLDVMMPILDGFSVAKEIRKLDKKIPIIFLTAKSQTQDVVDGFNVGGNDYLKKPFSMEELIIRIHSLLNRINNNKTEEDIKIGTYSFNLIKQTLHHSDTKILLTHREASLLYFLIENKNEILDRSTVLKKIWGDDDFFNGRSMDVFISKLRKKLSLDLNIQIINVRGYGYKLID